A single genomic interval of Pangasianodon hypophthalmus isolate fPanHyp1 chromosome 8, fPanHyp1.pri, whole genome shotgun sequence harbors:
- the angptl7 gene encoding angiopoietin-related protein 7, with the protein MGTPVISAALFLLVLGLTWAQNPLKKHAAPPKATKTQCCDDVRALKVQVANLTSLLEELSKKQEADRITLVKQVMELEKLNQQQEARVIEAESKYSEINNRVDIMQFQAMQGAPQTTLDAIYDCASLYNRNYRISGLYKLPKDEFLGTPELEVYCDMEKNGGGWTVIQRRRVGLTSFERDWKQYKNGFGTINGDFWLGNENIYRLTRQPTVLRIELEDWEGATRYAQYGFFTLSNELNSYKLFIANYSGNAGDSLRYHNNTNFSTKNKDNDKCVDDCAQLRKGGYWYNCCTDSNLNGVFYRHGMHTKNTDGITWYGWHGPNYSLKRVEMKIRPQNFTP; encoded by the exons ATGGGGACACCAGTCATCTCAGCTGCCCTTTTTCTTTTGGTGCTAGGCCTGACATGGGCTCAGAACCCATTAAAGAAGCACGCGGCTCCACCAAAAGCGACAAAGACGCAGTGCTGCGACGATGTGCGAGCCTTGAAGGTGCAGGTGGCCAACCTCACCAGCTTGCTGGAGGAGCTGAGCAAGAAGCAGGAGGCAGATCGGATCACCTTGGTGAAGCAAGTGATGGAGCTAGAAAAACTGAACCAGCAACAGGAGGCCCGAGTAATTGAAGCAGAAAGCAAGTATTCAGAGATCAACAACCGCGTGGACATTATGCAGTTTCAAGCCATGCAGGGTGCCCCACAAACTACCTTAG ATGCAATCTATGACTGCGCATCCCTGTACAACAGGAACTACAGAATTTCTGGGCTTTACAAATTGCCCAAAGATGAATTTCTGGGAACACCTGAACTGGAG GTGTACTGTGATATGGAGAAAAATGGAGGTGGATGGACAGTCATCCAGAGACGTAGAGTAGGTCTGACCAGCTTCGAGAGGGATTGGAAGCAGTACAAGAATGGCTTTGGTACAATCAATGGGGACTTCTGGCTTGGCAATGAGAACATCTATCGCCTGACCCGGCAGCCCACAGTGCTCCGCATAGAGCTGGAG GACTGGGAGGGTGCAACACGCTATGCTCAGTATGGTTTCTTCACGTTGAGCAATGAGCTGAACAGCTACAAGCTCTTTATTGCCAACTACAGCGGGAATGCTGGGGACTCACTCCGCTACCATAACAACACCAACTTCAGCACCAAGAACAAGGACAATGACAAGTGCGTGGACGACTGTGCCCAACTTCGCAAAG GTGGCTACTGGTACAACTGCTGCACGGACTCAAATCTGAATGGTGTGTTCTATCGCCATGGGATGCACACCAAGAACACGGATGGAATCACTTGGTACGGCTGGCATGGACCAAACTACTCCCTCAAAAGGGTGGAGATGAAGATCCGACCCCAGAACTTCACTCCTTAA